A stretch of Ferribacterium limneticum DNA encodes these proteins:
- a CDS encoding DUF1302 family protein: MAISACFSLTCTAADDDLLGRDSLFGDDIKPVATSPLGTGGGIKGFVQFEGARTTSSPDHWSKLRTRADLNSNGKLGEGLKWKLGVRLDYDFVYGINDFYNSAVEQNQRLDVALRENYLDYSVGNWDFRFGRQHVVWGEMVGLFFADVVSARDQREFILPEFDQMRTPQWAARAEYFVDDMHAELLWIPVASYDNIGKPGAEYFPYQPLPPGANVQYLAEQRPDRNTNNMNYGVRLSTLKNGWDVSGFYYRSSDTNPTFYREIVLGPTPTFIYQARHDRIHQFGGTLAKDFGDIVLKAEGVYTRDRQFAVLNMTDPDGLVKQNTLDWAVGLDFTLPAESRLNVQFFQRQHFDHNPEIISDRLENGYSLFASTKLTNNWEAQALFISSLNRSDWLFRPRVTWNLQRNWRLLVGADVFNGPPLGLFGRFDQHDRVYSEVRYSF, translated from the coding sequence TTGGCCATTTCGGCCTGCTTTTCGCTGACTTGCACTGCCGCTGATGATGACCTCCTTGGTCGAGACTCTCTCTTTGGCGACGACATCAAACCTGTAGCCACCAGCCCATTAGGGACAGGCGGTGGCATCAAAGGCTTTGTCCAGTTCGAGGGCGCCAGAACCACGTCATCTCCAGATCATTGGTCAAAACTTCGAACGCGCGCCGATCTCAATAGCAACGGAAAATTGGGAGAAGGCCTGAAATGGAAGCTGGGCGTTAGACTCGACTACGATTTCGTCTACGGCATCAACGACTTCTACAACAGTGCCGTCGAGCAAAACCAGCGCCTCGATGTCGCACTACGCGAAAACTACCTGGACTACAGCGTCGGCAATTGGGACTTCCGTTTTGGACGGCAGCATGTCGTCTGGGGCGAGATGGTCGGCCTTTTCTTCGCTGACGTTGTGTCCGCACGCGACCAAAGGGAATTCATCCTGCCGGAATTCGACCAGATGCGCACACCGCAGTGGGCTGCGCGCGCCGAATACTTCGTCGATGACATGCACGCCGAATTGCTCTGGATACCTGTTGCCTCCTACGACAATATCGGCAAACCTGGAGCGGAGTACTTCCCCTACCAGCCACTCCCGCCCGGTGCCAATGTTCAATATCTTGCTGAACAGCGCCCCGACCGTAACACCAACAACATGAACTACGGCGTCCGCCTCTCAACACTCAAGAACGGCTGGGATGTCTCCGGTTTCTATTACCGTAGTTCAGACACCAACCCCACCTTCTATCGAGAGATCGTACTCGGCCCAACACCGACCTTCATCTACCAGGCCCGCCATGATCGTATTCACCAGTTTGGCGGAACGCTCGCCAAGGACTTTGGCGATATCGTCCTAAAGGCTGAAGGCGTATACACTCGCGACCGTCAATTCGCAGTACTGAACATGACTGACCCGGATGGTCTGGTGAAACAGAACACCCTCGACTGGGCCGTCGGACTGGATTTTACGCTTCCAGCAGAAAGTCGCCTCAACGTACAGTTCTTCCAGCGCCAACACTTTGACCATAACCCGGAAATCATTTCGGATCGCCTGGAAAACGGCTACAGCCTCTTCGCCAGCACAAAGCTCACGAATAACTGGGAAGCCCAAGCGCTGTTCATTTCCAGCCTCAACCGATCCGACTGGCTATTCCGCCCGCGCGTAACCTGGAACCTCCAGCGCAACTGGCGTCTGCTGGTCGGTGCGGACGTATTCAACGGCCCTCCTTTAGGGCTATTCGGACGCTTCGACCAACATGATCGCGTGTACTCAGAAGTTCGTTACAGCTTTTAA
- a CDS encoding mannose-1-phosphate guanylyltransferase/mannose-6-phosphate isomerase, whose product MTQVIPVVLSGGSGTRLWPLSREKYPKQLLPLVGSNSMLQETVARLDGLDGLSEPLLVCNEEHRFVVAEQLRVLGKRGQILLEPFGRNTAPALTLAALLARRNGDDPVLVVMPADHVILEGDVFRGAVANAVKLAEQGFAVTFGITPDCPETGYGYIQRGTGIASEDEAFSLRRFVEKPDRETAQAYLDSGDYLWNSGIFVLRASTWLSALEICRPDILAACTKALSGVSQDGDFVRVDRAEFERCPSDSIDYAVMERLSGAQENLPKSAVIPLSAGWSDVGAWDALWKVLPKCEAGNAVRGDVMLESCQNTLAFSESRLVTCIGLSDLVVVETNDAVLVAHHDATQDVKKIVDRLKADKRSVAQWHRKIHRPWGWYDGVDSGQRFQVKRICVKPGASLSLQMHHHRAEHWIVVTGTAKVTKGDEEFLVSENQSTYIPLGTKHRLENPGIVPLEMIEVQSGSYLGEDDIVRFEDTYGRN is encoded by the coding sequence ATGACTCAAGTGATACCCGTAGTGCTTTCCGGTGGTTCTGGAACCCGTTTGTGGCCCTTGTCCCGCGAGAAATATCCCAAGCAGTTACTGCCGCTGGTCGGCAGTAACTCCATGTTGCAAGAGACGGTGGCGCGTCTTGATGGGCTTGATGGGCTGTCTGAACCGTTACTGGTCTGCAACGAAGAGCATCGATTTGTGGTGGCCGAACAGCTTCGTGTTCTGGGCAAGCGTGGCCAGATATTGCTTGAGCCATTTGGTCGCAATACCGCACCGGCGCTGACGCTGGCTGCCTTACTGGCTCGGCGGAACGGTGATGATCCTGTGCTGGTGGTCATGCCAGCTGATCATGTGATTCTGGAGGGGGACGTTTTCCGCGGGGCTGTGGCCAATGCGGTGAAACTTGCGGAACAAGGGTTTGCTGTTACTTTTGGTATTACGCCGGATTGTCCGGAAACAGGCTACGGCTACATTCAGCGTGGAACCGGTATTGCCAGCGAGGATGAGGCATTCTCCCTTCGCCGGTTTGTCGAAAAGCCAGATCGTGAGACCGCTCAAGCCTATCTTGATTCAGGCGACTACCTTTGGAATAGCGGCATTTTTGTACTGCGGGCCTCGACTTGGTTGTCTGCGCTGGAGATTTGCCGGCCTGACATTCTCGCTGCATGTACCAAGGCTTTGAGTGGCGTTAGTCAGGACGGTGATTTTGTGCGAGTTGATCGTGCCGAGTTTGAGCGTTGCCCGTCCGATTCGATTGACTATGCGGTTATGGAGCGCCTCTCTGGTGCGCAGGAAAACTTGCCGAAAAGTGCGGTCATTCCGCTGTCGGCTGGTTGGTCAGATGTGGGGGCCTGGGATGCGCTGTGGAAGGTGTTGCCCAAGTGCGAGGCTGGGAATGCTGTGCGGGGCGATGTGATGCTCGAGTCTTGCCAGAATACCTTGGCGTTTTCCGAAAGTCGGCTGGTAACCTGTATTGGCCTCAGTGATCTGGTGGTGGTTGAAACCAACGATGCCGTGCTGGTGGCGCACCATGATGCAACGCAGGATGTCAAAAAGATCGTTGATCGCCTCAAGGCAGACAAGCGCTCGGTGGCGCAGTGGCATCGCAAAATTCACCGGCCGTGGGGTTGGTATGACGGCGTTGATTCTGGCCAGCGTTTCCAGGTGAAGCGGATCTGTGTGAAGCCCGGGGCATCATTGTCACTGCAGATGCACCATCATCGCGCCGAGCACTGGATTGTCGTTACCGGTACGGCAAAAGTGACCAAGGGCGACGAGGAGTTTCTCGTCTCCGAAAACCAATCAACCTACATTCCGCTGGGTACCAAGCACCGTCTGGAAAATCCGGGGATTGTGCCGCTCGAAATGATCGAGGTTCAGTCAGGCAGCTATCTCGGCGAGGACGACATCGTCCGCTTCGAGGATACCTACGGGCGCAACTGA
- a CDS encoding IS5 family transposase (programmed frameshift), which translates to MDRKMLRDDQWRRIEALCSGRANERGVTGRDNRLFVEAVLWIARTGSPWRDLPTHFGAWHTTYMRFSRWSKKGVWARMAEALKSDADLEQLFVDATIVRAHQHATGAQKKAGDQAIGRSRGGLSTKIHAAVEALGNPLRLRLTAGQIADITEAAALIEGIEAQSVIADKGYDANAFVDTIEAQGAQAVIPPRGNRLTQRAYDRHLYKDRNLVERFFCRLKQFRRIATRYEKLAQNFMSMLNLASAYIWLA; encoded by the exons ATGGACCGGAAGATGTTGCGAGACGACCAATGGCGGCGAATCGAAGCCCTGTGCTCAGGCAGAGCCAACGAGCGCGGGGTAACTGGGCGCGACAACCGACTCTTTGTCGAAGCGGTGCTATGGATCGCCCGCACGGGCTCGCCGTGGCGCGACCTGCCCACGCACTTCGGAGCTTGGCACACGACGTACATGCGCTTTTCCCGCTGGAGCAAGAAAGGGGTTTGGGCGCGGATGGCCGAAGCACTCAAGAGCGACGCCGATCTGGAGCAGTTGTTTGTCGACGCGACCATCGTGCGAGCCCACCAACACGCGACTGGCGCCCAAAAAA AAGCGGGCGATCAAGCCATCGGGCGTAGCCGGGGCGGACTGAGTACCAAAATTCATGCGGCGGTTGAGGCCCTGGGTAATCCCTTGCGTTTGCGCCTGACCGCTGGGCAAATCGCCGACATTACCGAAGCAGCCGCTCTCATCGAGGGGATTGAGGCGCAGAGCGTCATCGCCGACAAGGGCTACGATGCCAACGCATTCGTCGACACCATTGAAGCGCAGGGCGCACAGGCGGTGATTCCGCCACGCGGTAATCGCCTGACTCAGCGTGCCTATGATCGTCACCTTTACAAAGACCGCAACCTCGTCGAACGCTTTTTCTGCCGACTCAAGCAGTTCAGGCGCATCGCCACACGCTACGAGAAGCTAGCGCAGAACTTCATGTCCATGCTCAACCTCGCTTCCGCCTATATCTGGCTGGCATGA
- a CDS encoding pyridoxal phosphate-dependent aminotransferase, which translates to MKHVKKSAKLANVCYDIRGPVLQKAKQMEEEGHKIIKLNIGNLAAFGFDSPEEIQQDMIRNLPNAAGYTDSKGIFAARKAIMHYTQQKGIKGVTLEDIYVGNGVSELIVMAMNALLDAGDEVLVPAPDYPLWTAAISLSGGTPKHYLCDENKGWLPDLDDIRSKINAHTKAIVLINPNNPTGALYPDDLLCEIIDIARQHHLTIYADEVYDKVLYDDVKHTSIASLAEDVLMITFNGLSKNYRSCGYRAGWMVVSGDKRHAKDYIEGLDMLASMRLCANAPGQHGIQTALGGYQSIDDLIKEGGRLRRQRDIAHELITAIPGVSCVKPKAALYMFPKLDPKVYPIKNDQQFISELLQEEKVLLVQGTGFNWPHPDHFRLVFLPHEDDLREAIARIARFLENYRKRHNTNQLIKD; encoded by the coding sequence ATGAAACACGTCAAGAAATCCGCCAAACTCGCCAACGTCTGCTACGACATTCGCGGCCCTGTTCTGCAGAAGGCCAAGCAGATGGAGGAAGAGGGTCATAAGATTATCAAGCTGAACATCGGCAACCTGGCCGCGTTCGGTTTTGATTCGCCCGAGGAAATCCAGCAGGACATGATCCGCAATCTGCCGAATGCCGCGGGCTATACGGATTCAAAGGGTATTTTCGCGGCACGCAAGGCGATCATGCACTACACCCAGCAAAAGGGTATCAAGGGCGTGACGCTGGAGGATATCTACGTTGGCAATGGTGTCTCCGAGCTGATCGTCATGGCGATGAATGCCTTGCTCGATGCCGGTGACGAGGTGTTGGTGCCGGCCCCGGATTACCCGTTGTGGACGGCGGCGATCAGCCTATCTGGTGGGACGCCGAAGCATTATCTGTGCGACGAGAACAAGGGCTGGTTGCCCGATCTGGACGATATCCGCAGCAAAATCAACGCCCACACCAAGGCGATCGTGCTGATCAATCCGAACAATCCGACCGGCGCACTGTATCCGGATGATCTGCTCTGCGAGATCATCGACATCGCCCGCCAACATCATCTGACCATCTACGCCGACGAGGTGTACGACAAGGTGTTGTATGACGATGTGAAGCACACGTCGATTGCCTCGCTGGCCGAGGACGTGCTGATGATCACCTTTAACGGTCTCTCGAAGAATTACCGTTCCTGCGGCTATCGCGCCGGCTGGATGGTGGTTTCAGGCGACAAGCGTCATGCCAAGGACTACATCGAAGGCCTCGACATGCTGGCCTCGATGCGCTTGTGCGCCAATGCGCCGGGGCAGCACGGCATCCAGACGGCTTTGGGCGGTTACCAGAGCATTGATGACCTGATCAAGGAAGGCGGCCGCTTGCGTCGTCAGCGCGACATCGCGCATGAGCTGATCACCGCCATTCCCGGGGTTTCATGCGTCAAACCGAAGGCGGCGCTGTACATGTTCCCGAAGCTGGATCCCAAGGTTTATCCGATCAAGAACGACCAGCAATTCATTTCCGAGCTGCTGCAGGAAGAAAAAGTGCTGCTCGTTCAGGGTACAGGCTTCAACTGGCCGCACCCGGACCACTTCCGCCTTGTTTTCCTGCCGCACGAGGATGATCTGCGGGAGGCGATCGCTCGTATTGCCCGTTTCCTCGAAAATTATCGCAAGCGTCACAACACCAACCAACTCATTAAAGACTGA
- a CDS encoding Mth938-like domain-containing protein, translated as MKLHIPNTAGLNLFTAYGEDYIAVNQEKYSTNLILLPESIIPEWTAAKVDSLTEADMQRLLELGTEIILLGTGNRLRFPPGALLRPFAAAGIGLDVMDLQAACRTYNILAAEGRKVAAALLFD; from the coding sequence GTGAAACTTCACATTCCCAATACCGCTGGTCTCAACCTTTTTACCGCTTACGGCGAGGACTACATTGCGGTTAATCAGGAAAAATACAGTACCAATCTGATCCTGCTGCCAGAGTCGATCATTCCGGAATGGACTGCAGCGAAAGTTGACTCACTGACCGAAGCAGACATGCAACGCCTGCTTGAGCTGGGCACCGAAATCATCCTGCTCGGCACTGGCAACCGACTGCGCTTCCCTCCAGGCGCCCTGCTCCGTCCCTTCGCCGCTGCCGGGATTGGGCTGGATGTCATGGACCTGCAAGCCGCCTGTCGCACCTACAACATTCTTGCCGCCGAGGGCCGCAAAGTAGCTGCAGCCCTCCTTTTCGACTGA
- a CDS encoding PEP-CTERM sorting domain-containing protein, which produces MIRKTLLATALAGLVSSTAYAAPFTLNPGFDGGFTPDGNTVTASLNELGFTGTYATSIYLGNPAVAGTAVVDTNILSVMTSYGFSAGAHTNILGTSVDNGNLTPNGEFFAPPIPAGINIDALNAQGGSGDGEGFADGVFTPYGIPTANGTTWGLTYQYEIKGTTTGSGVDYTSGYFDIFYTNGTTSKQVLRINITNSSLTIAELVLNGSVSFDFDGVGAVDDTAGDTVIQNFFNDVPSGKSFYDLWKTNTTAPVVQFRLDTNVDPAVPDPAQLVCGFSDALAADCKNPLIRQTSLDGSATFSVPEPGSLALLGLAVTGLGFVGRRRKQA; this is translated from the coding sequence ATGATCCGTAAAACTCTACTGGCAACCGCCTTGGCTGGGCTGGTTTCTTCAACGGCCTACGCTGCTCCGTTTACTCTGAATCCTGGATTCGATGGTGGCTTTACGCCTGATGGGAATACCGTTACCGCCAGCCTCAACGAACTTGGCTTTACTGGAACCTATGCCACTTCCATCTACCTGGGTAATCCAGCGGTGGCTGGCACGGCGGTGGTCGATACGAATATTCTATCTGTCATGACTTCGTACGGATTTTCAGCCGGTGCACACACGAACATCCTAGGTACGTCTGTCGATAATGGCAATCTTACCCCCAACGGCGAGTTCTTCGCACCTCCCATTCCCGCAGGCATCAATATTGATGCCCTGAACGCTCAAGGTGGTTCAGGGGATGGTGAAGGCTTTGCCGATGGTGTGTTCACGCCTTACGGTATTCCAACTGCCAATGGCACGACTTGGGGATTGACATACCAATATGAGATCAAGGGAACAACTACTGGTTCGGGCGTGGATTACACCAGTGGCTATTTCGATATCTTTTACACTAACGGTACCACTTCAAAGCAAGTGTTGCGTATCAATATTACAAATTCGTCATTAACAATTGCCGAACTTGTGCTTAATGGTAGCGTGAGCTTTGACTTCGATGGTGTGGGCGCAGTGGATGACACGGCGGGCGATACTGTCATTCAGAATTTCTTCAATGATGTTCCGAGTGGAAAGAGCTTCTACGATCTCTGGAAGACGAATACTACTGCACCGGTGGTTCAATTCCGTCTTGATACCAACGTCGACCCTGCAGTACCCGATCCTGCGCAGTTGGTCTGCGGATTCAGCGACGCGCTTGCTGCAGATTGCAAAAATCCGCTGATTCGCCAAACTTCTCTCGATGGTAGCGCGACGTTCAGTGTTCCCGAACCTGGTTCTTTGGCCCTGCTGGGTCTGGCAGTCACAGGACTTGGATTTGTTGGTCGTCGTCGTAAGCAAGCTTAA
- a CDS encoding outer membrane lipoprotein-sorting protein: MQSKIERHFSTHPALVLVGAIFMAVLSFPLQAEEAGATSASDALARSIVEKADKVRFPAEAFQVDVVINSVRPDKEVDLHKYRVLSKGNENAVVMVTEPASERGQIMLMKGRDLWVFMPEVSQPVRISLAQRLTGQVANGDLARANFSGDYNPKIISTEKIGSESYHVLELIAVDRSVTYQRVVYWVNEKSGWPLKAEFYSLSNRLLKKCAYENFQTLAGRVRPTRLVMEDALRNGEKSVLEYSEMKLRDLPDKIFTKEYLKKLD; encoded by the coding sequence ATGCAATCGAAAATCGAAAGGCATTTTTCGACACATCCGGCATTGGTTTTGGTGGGGGCTATCTTCATGGCAGTCCTATCGTTTCCTTTGCAGGCAGAGGAGGCAGGAGCAACGTCGGCGAGTGATGCTTTAGCGCGCAGTATAGTTGAAAAGGCAGACAAAGTTCGATTTCCGGCCGAGGCATTTCAGGTTGACGTGGTCATAAACAGCGTGCGTCCGGACAAGGAGGTTGACCTCCACAAATATCGCGTTCTCTCCAAAGGAAATGAGAACGCGGTGGTGATGGTGACAGAGCCGGCTTCAGAGCGCGGTCAGATCATGTTGATGAAGGGGCGTGACCTGTGGGTTTTTATGCCGGAGGTTTCGCAGCCCGTGCGAATTTCCCTGGCGCAGCGCCTGACCGGACAGGTGGCTAACGGCGACTTGGCTCGAGCCAATTTTTCAGGTGATTACAATCCGAAAATCATCAGCACCGAAAAAATTGGTAGTGAGAGCTATCACGTGCTGGAGTTGATTGCTGTTGATCGCAGTGTGACTTATCAGCGTGTCGTTTATTGGGTTAACGAGAAGTCTGGTTGGCCATTGAAAGCGGAGTTTTATTCGCTATCCAACCGGCTGTTGAAAAAATGTGCCTATGAGAATTTCCAGACTCTGGCGGGACGTGTTCGTCCCACTCGGTTGGTGATGGAAGATGCACTGCGCAATGGCGAAAAATCAGTGCTCGAATATAGCGAGATGAAATTACGTGATTTGCCGGACAAGATATTTACCAAGGAATATCTGAAGAAGCTGGATTAG
- the tnpC gene encoding IS66 family transposase, whose product MNSGAETLQFAAARVLPEWAEAQFAALQTELAASEKQRQEQAGEIKQRDLKIQKLTLELAYYRRVKFGAKSESLSVAQQDLFLESCNEDQAAISAELAQLQGAIEKSRPKPTGRKAIPPELPRIEHRHEPASCTCGQCGAGLIKIGEDVSEQLDVEPARFFVHRHIRPQYACRTCETITAAPVAPALIDGGLAAPGLHAWVLIQKYLDHLPLYRIEKISERHGVGIARSTLAQWVGQLGVALQPLVDRLSELLKQGKVLHADETPVQQLDPGKGKTKRAYMWAYRSNDLERRPPIVVFDYQTSRSGQHARDFLAEWRGDLMVDDYGGYKALFQQGVTELACLAHCRRKFFDLHALPGGHPVAEEALRRIGELYALEAEVAGVEAADRLVLRQREALPRLQSLHEWLKVERLRTANGSGLARAVDYTLKRWPAILRYVSRGDNPIDNNPVENAIRPITLGRRNWLFTGSERAGCRAAAIQSLLATAKLNGLEPYAWLKDVLEKLPVWPYSRIDELLPLKPTEVHWPWNLPHCSMP is encoded by the coding sequence ATGAACTCTGGTGCCGAAACCCTTCAATTTGCGGCGGCACGGGTGCTGCCAGAGTGGGCTGAAGCACAGTTTGCAGCCCTGCAAACCGAGTTGGCCGCCAGTGAGAAGCAACGTCAGGAACAAGCCGGAGAAATTAAGCAGCGCGATCTGAAGATTCAGAAACTGACGCTGGAACTGGCGTACTACAGACGAGTCAAGTTTGGCGCCAAGAGCGAATCCCTGTCGGTTGCGCAGCAGGATTTGTTTCTCGAATCCTGCAACGAAGATCAGGCCGCCATTTCGGCCGAACTCGCACAGCTTCAAGGCGCCATCGAGAAGTCGCGTCCGAAGCCGACCGGGCGTAAGGCGATTCCGCCAGAATTGCCGCGCATCGAGCACCGTCATGAACCCGCATCCTGCACCTGTGGGCAATGCGGTGCCGGCCTGATCAAGATTGGTGAGGATGTCAGCGAGCAACTGGATGTCGAACCGGCACGTTTCTTCGTGCATCGCCACATTCGGCCGCAGTATGCATGCCGCACCTGTGAAACGATCACCGCAGCTCCCGTTGCGCCGGCGCTGATCGACGGTGGCCTGGCGGCGCCGGGGCTGCATGCCTGGGTACTGATCCAGAAATATCTGGATCATCTGCCGTTGTACCGGATTGAGAAGATCAGCGAACGACACGGTGTCGGGATTGCCCGTTCGACCCTAGCGCAATGGGTTGGGCAATTGGGCGTTGCCCTGCAGCCGCTGGTTGATCGACTGAGCGAATTACTAAAGCAGGGCAAGGTCCTGCATGCCGACGAAACGCCGGTTCAGCAGCTCGATCCCGGCAAGGGCAAGACAAAACGGGCCTACATGTGGGCCTACCGCAGCAACGACCTGGAGCGCAGGCCGCCCATCGTCGTCTTCGATTACCAGACCAGTCGTAGCGGTCAGCATGCGCGCGATTTCCTGGCGGAATGGCGTGGCGACCTGATGGTCGATGATTACGGGGGATACAAAGCCCTGTTTCAGCAAGGCGTGACCGAACTCGCCTGCCTGGCACACTGCCGTCGCAAGTTCTTCGACTTGCATGCGCTGCCGGGCGGCCATCCGGTAGCGGAAGAAGCGCTGCGTCGCATCGGCGAGTTGTATGCGCTGGAAGCTGAGGTGGCAGGGGTAGAAGCGGCAGATCGTTTGGTGTTACGCCAACGCGAGGCGCTGCCGCGCCTCCAGTCACTCCATGAGTGGCTGAAAGTCGAGCGGCTCAGAACGGCGAATGGCAGCGGATTGGCGCGAGCAGTCGACTATACGCTCAAGCGCTGGCCGGCCATCCTGCGCTATGTGTCGCGAGGTGATAACCCGATCGACAACAATCCGGTCGAGAACGCGATTCGGCCGATTACGCTCGGGCGCCGCAATTGGCTCTTTACCGGCTCGGAACGGGCAGGATGTCGGGCTGCGGCCATTCAAAGCCTGCTGGCGACCGCCAAGTTGAATGGCCTTGAACCCTATGCCTGGCTCAAGGATGTTCTGGAAAAGCTCCCTGTCTGGCCTTACAGCCGGATCGATGAACTCTTGCCGCTCAAGCCGACGGAGGTCCATTGGCCATGGAATTTGCCACACTGCTCGATGCCATGA
- the tnpB gene encoding IS66 family insertion sequence element accessory protein TnpB (TnpB, as the term is used for proteins encoded by IS66 family insertion elements, is considered an accessory protein, since TnpC, encoded by a neighboring gene, is a DDE family transposase.), whose translation MIMPEQVWLAVEPVDMRMGIDGLSLRIQQLLGCSPCDGTAYAFCNLQGNRVKLVVWDGTGVWLCVRRLHQGRFSWPKPGSTTCTLSATEWQWLTKGIDWRRLHAKAPAEWRV comes from the coding sequence ATGATTATGCCGGAACAGGTTTGGCTGGCGGTCGAGCCGGTTGATATGAGAATGGGCATTGACGGACTGTCACTGCGGATTCAGCAATTACTGGGTTGTTCACCCTGCGACGGTACGGCATACGCGTTCTGCAATCTCCAGGGCAACCGGGTCAAGTTGGTGGTTTGGGATGGCACCGGCGTCTGGCTGTGTGTCCGGCGATTGCATCAGGGGCGGTTCTCCTGGCCCAAACCGGGCAGTACGACGTGCACGTTGAGCGCCACCGAGTGGCAGTGGCTGACCAAGGGAATTGATTGGCGCCGACTGCACGCCAAGGCGCCTGCGGAATGGCGCGTCTGA
- a CDS encoding transposase, which yields MHTKLIKAPMRRSRRRYTEEFKQQAIEACLQPGISMASVALANGLNANLLRRWVTERQEEAAGTGILPDQHPLEIAEPTTPGLVPITVAMPETAPSGEIKIEIHRSQMLISITWPVSQSTSCADWLRDLLR from the coding sequence ATGCACACGAAGCTAATCAAAGCACCGATGCGCCGGAGCAGGCGGCGTTATACGGAAGAGTTCAAGCAGCAGGCGATTGAGGCCTGTCTGCAGCCCGGGATATCCATGGCGTCGGTCGCCTTGGCCAACGGCCTGAATGCCAACCTGCTCCGGCGCTGGGTTACCGAGCGCCAAGAAGAGGCGGCTGGCACTGGCATATTGCCGGATCAACATCCATTGGAAATCGCCGAACCGACCACGCCTGGCTTGGTGCCGATCACGGTCGCGATGCCGGAGACAGCTCCCTCAGGTGAGATCAAGATCGAAATCCATCGCAGCCAGATGTTGATCTCGATTACCTGGCCGGTATCGCAATCGACATCCTGCGCTGACTGGCTACGAGACCTGTTGCGATGA
- a CDS encoding ABC transporter ATP-binding protein, which produces MSVVRIEHVYKDYQLGEQTVQALHDITWSIDAGVFLAISGPSGSGKTTLLNLIGCIDKPTSGKIFINEEDVSEKSANELADIRARSIGFIFQTFNLLPVLSAAENVEYPLLRRPDISAEERKKRVDYFLDIVGLSKFADHRPNQLSGGQRQRVAIARALAIKPSIILADEPTANLDKATGREILRLMKQINRHLKTTFIFSTHDQKVIDHADRLVQVEDGYITAFGIRTQGEKTWNIARVRAMPDAEEEADSD; this is translated from the coding sequence ATGAGCGTCGTTCGTATAGAACATGTCTACAAGGACTATCAGCTTGGCGAGCAAACCGTCCAAGCCCTGCATGATATTACATGGTCAATTGATGCCGGGGTATTCCTGGCGATCTCAGGGCCATCGGGGAGCGGAAAAACCACGTTGCTCAACCTGATTGGCTGCATTGACAAACCGACCAGCGGCAAAATCTTCATCAACGAAGAAGATGTATCGGAAAAATCAGCCAACGAACTGGCCGATATCCGCGCACGTTCCATCGGATTCATTTTCCAGACATTCAATCTACTCCCAGTCCTTTCAGCTGCCGAGAATGTCGAGTATCCGCTACTCCGCCGCCCGGATATCTCTGCCGAAGAACGCAAAAAACGCGTCGACTATTTTCTCGATATTGTCGGCCTTAGCAAATTTGCCGACCATCGCCCAAACCAGTTGAGTGGCGGTCAAAGGCAGCGCGTCGCCATCGCTCGAGCCCTGGCAATCAAACCAAGCATCATTCTTGCCGATGAGCCGACTGCCAATCTGGACAAGGCGACCGGTCGCGAGATTCTGCGCCTGATGAAGCAGATCAATCGCCACCTCAAAACCACCTTCATTTTCTCGACACATGACCAGAAGGTCATCGACCATGCCGACCGACTGGTTCAGGTCGAGGATGGCTACATCACCGCCTTTGGCATACGCACCCAGGGTGAAAAAACCTGGAATATCGCCCGTGTTCGCGCCATGCCGGACGCCGAAGAAGAAGCTGACTCCGACTAA